The Oleidesulfovibrio alaskensis DSM 16109 nucleotide sequence CCGTTCCCGTTCCCGTTCCCGTTCCCGTTCCCGTTCCCGTTCCCGTTCCCGTTCCCGTTCCCGTTCCCGTTCCCGTTCCCGTTCCCGTTCCCGTTGCGGCAGTGCTTTTTACGGTTGCCTGCGGCCGGATTTGTGCCTGAATAGTTGCGCCTGAATAGCTGCGTGTGAAGAGCTGTACCTGAAGAGTTGCGGCCGGAAAATGTGGGTCCGGTACGGCAGGCGAAAAAAAAGCCCGTGCATAGGCACGGGCTGTCGGGCAGCGTGTACAGGGTCCGCTAGCTGGTCTGTTCAGCCGGCACAGGGTGCTGCGGCAGCGGAAAAACCGTGTCGTACGTCAGATTGAAAAGAAAAGCGTACACAGGGATACCCACCAGAAAACCGGCATCGTAGATGATGGCTTCGATAAAGGTGAAATTGAGCCACCACATGATGACGGGAATGGTGAGCGCCGCGAACAGCAGTTCAAAGCATACAGCGTGAACGGCACGGGTGATGAAAGGACGCGGCAGCAGGGGTTTGCCCAGTGCCAGCAGTATTTTGTCGAACATCACGTTGTAGGCGAAGTTGGATCCCATCGCCAGCATGCTCATAATCACGCTCAACCCGCCGATTTTCTGTACGGAAACACCGAGCAGCGGGGGGAGAATGAGAATGAGCAGAACCATGAGAACTGCTTCAAACAGCAGGGTATGACGAATTCGATCCATGCGTGTGCGCATTTTGACCTCCGGACACAAAAATACAGGGCAACGGGGCCTGCCGGAATTCTTCAGTTTCGGGAGAAAGTCTGATCAGGAGTTTCCTGTCCGCATGGCATAGCCATGTACGGGGACCGGACGGGAAATCAGGGCAGATCAGAACGAAACAGCGATGAATACCGGCAGTGCCGCTTGCCCAGAATGTGGGTATGAACTATCACATTGAGTGAGGGTGTAAAGATAGAGTCTATCTAATTTTGTGATAGAAAATGGAGGCGACGTGTTTTCTCTTGATCAGCTTGAGGCTTTCCGCGCGGCGGCGGAAACCGGTTCTTTTTCCGCTGCGGCCCGCAGACTGGGCAAGGTGCAGTCTGCCGTCAGCACCGCGGTGTCCAATCTGGAAATCGATCTGGGGGTAGAGCTTTTTGACCGCAGGGGGCACAAGGCGGTGCTTACTCCGGCGGGAGAAACTCTGCTGCGTGAGGCGTGGACCGTACTGGGCGAATGCGACCGTCTGCTGGAACGTGCCGTGGCCATTGCCGGCGGTGAAGAGGCCAGACTGAGTCTGGCTGTGGACGACGCCGTGCCGGTGGACTGGTTTGTGGACGTGCTGGCGGCCTTTGGCGAGCGTTTTCCTTTTGTGCAGCTGGAAACCTATTACGGCGCCATGGGCGATGTGGCCCAGATGGTGGGCGAAGGACGCGCCGATCTGGGCATTGTGATGCCGGTCAGCGGCACTCCGGCCGCCATAGATGCCGTACTGGTGGGGCATATGCCTTATGTGCCGGTGGCGGCAGCGCATCATCCTCTTGCCGCACTGCCTGCGGTGGGGCGGCGTGACCTTATGCGCTACCGGCACATTGTTGTTGCCAGCCGTACAGGTGACAGAGAGCCCGACTGGGCGGGGCACGGCGGGCCGGTGTGGTTGCAGGAATCCACATATGCCACATTGCAGCTGGTGTTGCGGCATGCGGGCTGGGCGTCGCTGCCGGGCCATCTGGTGGACAGGCACGTGCGCGCAGGACGGCTTGTGGTGCTGCCGCTTGATTTTCATGCGGTGAAGTTTGCGGCTCCGGTGTTTGTGGTCCGGCGTCCGGGAGCGGCACAGGGCGTTGCCGGTATATGGCTGCGCAAGGAACTGGAAGGGCTGCGGCTTGAAGAGTAAGTCTGCGCGCAAGGGGCAGCGCAAGTGCGCCCGCAAGTGCCCGGGCGAGTGCGCCCGTGAGTGATCGGGCAAGTGCGCCCGCGGGTGCTCGGGCGGATGTGTACAGGCTGCACAGTCATGGCATAACGCAAGCATGCAGTCCGTGCTGAGCATGCGCAGACGGCGCGGGTTATGATGCTGCCGCGGGCTGGCCTGCCAGCTCCAGCATCTGGGCATAGCAGGCGTCAATGGCCTGCTTGTCCTGCACCTGCTGCTGCAGAAACTGGTTGATGCGCGGTACCATGCCGATGGCCTGATCAATGTCCGGATTGGAACCCTGTGCGTAGGCACCGATGTTGATCATGTCTTCGACCTTGCGGAAAGTGGCCAGATGACGCGTGAGGGTGCGGCCTGCGGCGATGACTTCCTGAGGGCAGATGTCGGTACGCAGACGGCTGATGGAGCGGAGCACATCAATGGCCGGATAGTGCCCCATGTCCGCCAGATCGCGGGTGAGCACAATGTGCCCGTCCAGAATGGAACGCACCGCGTCTGCTATG carries:
- a CDS encoding PACE efflux transporter, whose protein sequence is MRTRMDRIRHTLLFEAVLMVLLILILPPLLGVSVQKIGGLSVIMSMLAMGSNFAYNVMFDKILLALGKPLLPRPFITRAVHAVCFELLFAALTIPVIMWWLNFTFIEAIIYDAGFLVGIPVYAFLFNLTYDTVFPLPQHPVPAEQTS
- a CDS encoding LysR family transcriptional regulator → MFSLDQLEAFRAAAETGSFSAAARRLGKVQSAVSTAVSNLEIDLGVELFDRRGHKAVLTPAGETLLREAWTVLGECDRLLERAVAIAGGEEARLSLAVDDAVPVDWFVDVLAAFGERFPFVQLETYYGAMGDVAQMVGEGRADLGIVMPVSGTPAAIDAVLVGHMPYVPVAAAHHPLAALPAVGRRDLMRYRHIVVASRTGDREPDWAGHGGPVWLQESTYATLQLVLRHAGWASLPGHLVDRHVRAGRLVVLPLDFHAVKFAAPVFVVRRPGAAQGVAGIWLRKELEGLRLEE